From Pelosinus fermentans DSM 17108, the proteins below share one genomic window:
- a CDS encoding 5-formyltetrahydrofolate cyclo-ligase has product MKHNSHNKTNLRTELLLRRRTLDKDMIAAQSDNMAKHLFAWPYYQQAKVIMSFLSMFDEPQMVKIIEGSWSQGKTVCVPHMRKEFGVMDAAVIDNWNTLVKGRFNLLVPDPENLTIMNPELIDLIIVPGVGFDRSGNRLGMGAGYYDRFIPQAPQAILIGAIWSSHIIESIPHKDYDMPVHFLLNEDEIIKCDTING; this is encoded by the coding sequence ATGAAACATAATAGTCATAACAAGACTAATTTACGAACAGAATTATTATTAAGAAGACGTACACTAGATAAAGACATGATTGCTGCTCAAAGTGATAATATGGCTAAACATTTATTTGCGTGGCCATATTATCAACAAGCGAAGGTTATAATGTCGTTTTTGTCTATGTTTGATGAACCACAGATGGTAAAAATAATTGAGGGCTCTTGGTCACAGGGAAAAACGGTTTGTGTGCCACATATGAGAAAAGAATTCGGTGTGATGGATGCTGCTGTAATTGATAATTGGAATACATTAGTCAAAGGGCGTTTTAATTTGTTAGTGCCTGATCCTGAAAATCTAACGATAATGAATCCAGAGTTAATTGATTTAATAATTGTTCCAGGAGTAGGATTTGATCGTTCTGGTAATCGATTAGGAATGGGTGCTGGATACTATGACCGCTTTATTCCTCAGGCTCCTCAGGCCATATTGATTGGTGCTATATGGTCTTCACACATTATAGAAAGTATTCCGCATAAGGATTATGATATGCCTGTACATTTTTTGTTGAATGAAGATGAAATTATAAAATGTGATACAATTAATGGATAG
- a CDS encoding HD domain-containing protein: MSIITVEDLKKDHEISVYLACSTEYLGRLGFTEHGKRHASIISDRAYHVLEDLGYEKRECQLAAVAGYIHDIGNMINRYNHGGTGAVMAYNVISRLGMPPEEIALVISAIGNHEEERGNAINPVAAALILADKSDVHRSRVTNKDFATFEIHDRVNYAANSSKLVVDKHLRRIALEIVIDTNICPVMEYFEIFLARMIMCRRAADFLNCQFSLVINNNQLL, from the coding sequence ATGTCAATAATAACTGTGGAAGACCTAAAGAAAGATCATGAAATATCTGTATATCTTGCTTGCAGTACAGAGTATCTTGGTCGTCTAGGCTTTACAGAGCATGGTAAGCGTCATGCATCAATCATATCCGATCGGGCTTATCATGTGTTAGAGGATTTGGGCTATGAAAAACGAGAATGTCAATTGGCAGCAGTAGCCGGATATATACATGATATTGGAAATATGATTAATCGCTACAATCATGGTGGTACAGGTGCTGTCATGGCTTATAATGTAATCTCACGATTAGGAATGCCGCCAGAAGAAATTGCTTTAGTTATTTCAGCAATTGGAAATCATGAAGAAGAAAGAGGCAATGCAATTAATCCAGTGGCCGCTGCATTAATATTGGCAGATAAGTCAGATGTACACCGCAGCAGAGTGACGAATAAGGATTTCGCTACATTTGAAATACATGATAGAGTAAATTATGCTGCTAATAGTAGTAAATTGGTAGTTGACAAACATTTGCGCAGAATTGCTTTGGAAATCGTCATTGATACTAATATTTGTCCAGTCATGGAATATTTTGAAATTTTTTTAGCTCGAATGATTATGTGTCGGAGGGCGGCAGATTTTTTAAATTGCCAATTTAGCTTAGTCATTAACAACAACCAGCTGCTATAA
- the tgt gene encoding tRNA guanosine(34) transglycosylase Tgt, with translation MSVTYELVKKCSKTGARAGRLHTPHGTFDTPIFMPVGTQATVKAMSPDELKDMGAGIILSNTYHLYLRPGHELVAEAGGLHKFMNWDRGILTDSGGFQVFSLGALRKITEEGVTFRSHIDGSKHFLSPEKATKVQMALGSDIIMAFDECVPFPAEHDYARKSTERTTRWAERCRQTHTRADQALFGIVQGGMYKDLRTMSANDLVSLDFPGYAVGGLSVGEPKTLMYEMLEHTVPLLPERKPRYLMGVGTPDCLVEGVMHGIDMFDCVFPTRVARNGTVMTNWGRLVVKNAEYARDFRPLDDKCSCYACRNFSRAYIRHLFKTDEIFGLRLTTIHNLHFLLNFMSKMRTAIIEERFLDFRQEFLAQYNR, from the coding sequence ATGTCAGTAACGTACGAATTAGTTAAAAAATGTTCAAAAACAGGAGCGCGAGCAGGACGCTTGCATACACCTCACGGCACCTTTGACACACCTATTTTTATGCCTGTTGGTACGCAAGCGACTGTAAAGGCAATGTCACCTGATGAATTAAAGGATATGGGAGCCGGAATCATTCTAAGTAATACCTATCACTTATATCTAAGACCTGGGCATGAATTAGTGGCAGAAGCGGGTGGTTTACATAAATTTATGAATTGGGATCGAGGAATCTTAACAGATAGTGGTGGATTTCAAGTCTTTAGTTTAGGGGCATTACGTAAAATTACTGAAGAAGGTGTCACTTTTCGTTCTCATATTGATGGATCCAAACATTTTTTATCTCCAGAGAAGGCCACCAAGGTGCAAATGGCATTAGGATCTGATATTATTATGGCTTTTGATGAATGCGTGCCATTTCCCGCCGAGCATGATTATGCCCGAAAATCTACGGAACGAACTACACGCTGGGCTGAGCGGTGTAGACAGACTCACACTAGAGCCGACCAAGCCTTATTTGGTATTGTACAAGGTGGTATGTACAAGGATCTAAGAACTATGAGTGCTAACGATTTGGTTTCCCTGGATTTTCCTGGCTATGCTGTTGGTGGTTTAAGTGTTGGTGAACCTAAAACGTTAATGTATGAAATGCTAGAGCATACAGTACCGTTATTACCTGAAAGAAAGCCTCGTTATTTAATGGGGGTTGGAACGCCCGACTGCTTGGTAGAAGGGGTTATGCATGGTATTGACATGTTTGATTGTGTGTTTCCTACTCGAGTAGCTCGCAATGGTACCGTTATGACCAATTGGGGACGACTTGTTGTTAAGAATGCTGAATATGCAAGGGATTTCAGGCCCCTTGATGACAAATGCAGTTGTTACGCTTGTCGGAATTTCTCAAGAGCTTACATTCGGCATTTATTTAAAACCGATGAAATCTTTGGCTTAAGACTTACAACCATTCATAATTTACACTTTTTATTAAACTTTATGAGTAAGATGCGTACAGCTATTATAGAAGAGCGTTTTCTAGATTTCAGGCAAGAGTTCTTGGCACAATATAATCGATAA
- the ruvB gene encoding Holliday junction branch migration DNA helicase RuvB has translation MEERIIAGNEQDADTWEYSLRPRRLNEYIGQDKVKNNLSIFVQAALSREEALDHVLLYGPPGLGKTTLAAIIANELGVNFRVTSGPAIERAGDLAALLTNLGEKDVLFIDEIHRLSRHVEEVLYSAMEDYALDIIIGKGPSARSIRLDLAPFTLIGATTRAGALAAPLRDRFGVISRLEYYRPEELACIVNRTAEVLNVEIETGGAYEIAKRSRGTPRIANRLLKRVRDYAQVAGNGIITDVTADKALAMLEVDKCGLDKTDRNMLSAIIQNFKGGPVGLDTLAAIISEENDTIEDVYEPFLLQMGFLQRTPRGRVATQKAYEHLGIVYKADEQGNLL, from the coding sequence GTGGAAGAACGAATTATCGCTGGTAATGAACAGGATGCTGATACGTGGGAATATAGTCTTAGACCACGTCGTTTAAATGAATACATAGGTCAAGATAAAGTGAAAAATAATCTTTCTATATTTGTACAGGCTGCTCTTTCCCGAGAGGAAGCATTAGATCATGTTTTATTATATGGACCGCCTGGCTTAGGAAAAACTACGTTAGCAGCTATTATAGCTAATGAGTTAGGTGTAAATTTTCGTGTAACATCTGGTCCGGCGATTGAACGGGCAGGAGATCTGGCAGCATTGCTTACAAACTTAGGGGAAAAAGATGTTTTATTTATTGATGAAATCCATCGTTTATCAAGACATGTTGAAGAAGTCTTATATTCTGCTATGGAAGACTATGCTTTAGATATTATTATTGGCAAAGGACCTAGCGCTAGATCCATTCGTTTGGATTTGGCACCTTTTACACTGATTGGCGCAACGACTCGTGCGGGAGCGTTAGCTGCTCCTTTGCGTGATCGGTTTGGCGTAATTTCAAGGCTGGAATATTATCGACCTGAAGAATTAGCTTGTATTGTGAATCGTACTGCAGAAGTACTAAATGTAGAAATTGAAACTGGTGGAGCTTATGAAATTGCAAAGCGGTCTAGAGGAACACCACGAATTGCAAATCGTTTACTAAAAAGGGTAAGAGATTATGCTCAAGTTGCTGGAAATGGAATCATTACTGACGTTACAGCTGATAAAGCATTGGCAATGTTAGAAGTTGATAAATGTGGACTTGATAAAACAGACCGTAATATGCTGTCAGCAATCATACAGAATTTTAAAGGTGGTCCAGTCGGTCTTGATACGTTAGCTGCTATTATTAGTGAGGAAAATGATACTATTGAAGATGTCTATGAACCTTTTTTGTTACAAATGGGTTTTTTGCAGCGAACTCCTCGAGGGAGAGTTGCTACACAGAAAGCATATGAGCATTTAGGCATAGTATATAAGGCAGATGAACAAGGTAATTTATTATAA
- the secD gene encoding protein translocase subunit SecD has translation MRVGNVAKFLSVVAVIIIGFSYFISPLTTSIKQGLDLQGGTHVVLEAVDTPEAKVDEDAVRRVVKIIEKRVNEIGLTEPIIQRQGDRRIIVELPGIKEPEKAIEMLGKTALLEFQDESGTTVMTGKDLKDAKAEMGQNKNSVVALEFSDQGGKLFADLTTKNVGKHISILLDKQVLTSPVVNEPIPNGKAVITGSRSIEEAQNLAILLRSGSLPVKVDVMEMRTVGPTLGQDSKEKSEKAFSIGIALIVIFMLGFYRLSGFVATIALLVYVLLLVGSLKMLQATMTLPGIAGIILSMGVAVDANVLIFERFKEEYRSGKTLRAALDAGFSRAFNTILDSNVSIMITASVLFVLGTGPIKGFAITLGLGVILSMFTAITVSRYLLRMLMQANVTKNGKYFGA, from the coding sequence TTGAGAGTGGGGAATGTGGCCAAGTTTTTGAGTGTAGTTGCTGTGATTATAATAGGTTTTAGTTATTTTATTTCACCTTTAACTACTTCAATTAAGCAAGGTCTGGATTTGCAAGGCGGTACACATGTAGTATTAGAAGCTGTTGATACTCCAGAAGCAAAAGTAGATGAAGATGCTGTTCGACGGGTCGTTAAGATTATTGAAAAACGTGTAAATGAAATTGGTTTAACTGAGCCGATTATTCAACGACAAGGCGATAGGAGAATCATTGTAGAGCTGCCTGGTATTAAAGAACCAGAAAAAGCAATTGAGATGTTAGGTAAAACAGCATTGCTGGAATTTCAGGATGAAAGCGGCACTACAGTTATGACAGGTAAAGATCTAAAAGATGCTAAAGCTGAAATGGGACAAAATAAAAACAGTGTAGTTGCTCTGGAATTTTCTGATCAAGGTGGTAAGCTTTTTGCTGATTTAACTACTAAGAATGTTGGTAAACATATTAGTATTTTACTTGATAAGCAAGTACTTACGAGTCCCGTAGTAAATGAGCCGATCCCCAATGGAAAAGCCGTTATTACAGGCAGCCGTTCAATTGAAGAAGCACAGAATTTAGCTATTTTATTAAGGTCAGGTTCACTTCCAGTGAAAGTAGATGTTATGGAAATGAGAACAGTAGGACCGACACTCGGTCAAGATTCTAAGGAAAAGAGTGAGAAAGCATTTAGCATTGGTATTGCTTTAATCGTAATATTTATGCTAGGGTTTTATCGTTTGTCAGGTTTTGTTGCTACAATTGCACTTTTGGTTTATGTGTTACTTTTGGTGGGCTCTTTAAAAATGCTCCAAGCAACTATGACATTGCCAGGTATTGCTGGTATTATTTTGTCCATGGGGGTTGCTGTGGATGCAAATGTATTAATTTTTGAAAGATTTAAGGAAGAATATCGCAGTGGTAAAACATTAAGAGCTGCTCTTGATGCTGGCTTTTCAAGAGCTTTCAATACAATCTTAGATTCAAATGTGTCCATTATGATTACAGCTTCAGTATTATTTGTCCTGGGAACTGGCCCAATCAAAGGCTTTGCTATAACACTTGGACTTGGAGTAATTCTCAGTATGTTTACGGCAATTACAGTAAGTCGTTATTTACTGAGGATGTTAATGCAGGCCAATGTGACTAAAAATGGCAAATACTTTGGTGCGTAA
- the yajC gene encoding preprotein translocase subunit YajC, producing MPELSQEMMQTLAAYGPIVLMALVFYFILYRPQKKQQQQRAEMLNNLKKGDRVIAAGGMYGTIIALDAKKVTLKVSEKVEIDFLRSAIQSYQNDPKNG from the coding sequence ATGCCAGAATTATCGCAAGAGATGATGCAGACACTAGCGGCTTATGGGCCAATTGTTTTGATGGCGCTAGTTTTTTATTTTATATTGTATCGTCCTCAAAAGAAACAACAGCAACAGCGTGCAGAAATGTTAAATAACTTAAAAAAAGGTGATCGTGTAATTGCTGCAGGTGGTATGTATGGTACGATTATAGCTTTAGATGCTAAAAAAGTGACTTTAAAAGTTTCAGAAAAAGTTGAAATCGATTTTTTACGCTCGGCAATCCAATCATACCAAAATGATCCTAAGAACGGATAG
- a CDS encoding SpoIID/LytB domain-containing protein encodes MNCKFATILLGFLSCMLFLVGTVYAQAPENTIRVGIWSNQRNILVSADVDYKIVNVDKNQTLGRFSANEKATIAYNGNEFILNGKKIDAAKLSLLKLKNDDAYSIEVNNKKYRGDINIHITNGKSGMTVVNILSVEKYLYGVIAKEISPIWSLEAVKAQAVAARTYAFYSRNKHQSDGYDVCATTDCQVYGGREGEVLRGIKAVDDTVDQVILYKGKLIPAYFHSSSGGYTENSENIWGTYLPYLRGVVDYDQGSPHYNWEKQLTPNELRELLSKAGYNIGTIKAIGISPLAAQPIDTTDRGVSGRVKNIRFIGTNGTVQLTGEKLRTILSLKSSLFDVHIMLPVQRSIEFEISDGIGNVGNKKVEINLPSTSEKGYFTDKEDIHRISGRPNEIISISGFGWGHGIGLSQWGAKAMAEKGPQDDPTYFKEILKHYYQGVEVKKLPKGV; translated from the coding sequence TTGAATTGCAAATTTGCTACAATTTTATTAGGATTCTTATCTTGTATGCTCTTTTTGGTAGGCACTGTGTATGCACAGGCTCCGGAAAACACTATTCGAGTTGGTATTTGGTCAAATCAGCGTAATATTCTAGTATCGGCAGATGTTGATTATAAAATAGTCAATGTTGATAAAAATCAAACATTGGGGCGGTTCTCTGCTAATGAAAAAGCGACAATTGCTTATAATGGAAATGAATTTATCTTAAATGGGAAAAAAATAGATGCTGCTAAGCTAAGTCTCTTAAAATTAAAAAATGATGATGCATATTCTATTGAGGTTAATAATAAAAAATATCGAGGTGATATTAACATTCATATTACCAATGGAAAGAGTGGAATGACAGTTGTTAATATACTATCGGTTGAAAAATATTTATATGGTGTCATCGCAAAAGAAATTTCTCCAATTTGGTCTTTGGAAGCCGTTAAGGCTCAAGCTGTAGCAGCTCGTACATATGCTTTTTATAGCAGAAATAAACATCAGAGTGATGGCTATGATGTTTGTGCTACAACGGATTGTCAAGTTTATGGCGGTCGTGAAGGAGAAGTCCTTCGGGGTATAAAGGCAGTAGATGATACTGTAGACCAAGTGATCTTGTATAAAGGCAAGCTTATTCCTGCTTATTTTCATAGCAGTTCTGGTGGTTACACAGAAAATAGTGAAAATATATGGGGGACCTATCTGCCATATTTACGCGGTGTAGTCGATTATGATCAAGGTTCACCTCATTATAATTGGGAAAAACAGCTCACACCTAATGAATTAAGAGAATTATTATCTAAAGCTGGATATAATATTGGGACTATAAAAGCAATTGGCATTTCGCCCCTTGCTGCTCAGCCGATAGATACTACTGACCGAGGCGTTTCCGGAAGAGTGAAGAATATACGCTTTATTGGCACGAATGGAACTGTTCAGTTGACTGGTGAAAAGCTGCGTACAATATTGTCTTTAAAGAGTTCCTTGTTTGATGTTCATATCATGCTGCCGGTACAAAGAAGTATTGAATTCGAAATTTCTGATGGTATAGGTAATGTGGGCAATAAGAAAGTTGAAATAAATTTGCCGTCAACAAGTGAAAAAGGATATTTTACAGATAAGGAAGATATACATCGTATTAGCGGTCGACCAAATGAAATCATTTCAATTTCAGGGTTTGGCTGGGGGCACGGCATTGGTTTATCTCAATGGGGAGCCAAGGCTATGGCAGAGAAAGGTCCTCAGGATGACCCTACATATTTTAAAGAGATATTGAAACACTATTATCAAGGTGTTGAGGTTAAAAAGTTACCTAAAGGAGTCTAG
- the queA gene encoding tRNA preQ1(34) S-adenosylmethionine ribosyltransferase-isomerase QueA, whose product MLLSEFDYFLPEELIAQHPCEPRDHSRLLMLDKNTGAISHHYFFDLLQYLNAGDTLVFNDTRVIPARLIGAKSETGGKVEVFLLNRKSESDWEALVKPGKKARPGAIIVFSDRLSCEILESTDFGGRIVRFRYEGIFEEILDELGETPLPPYITEQLADKERYQTVYARERGSAAAPTAGLHFTMDLMKRIEEKGIHLAFVTLHVGLGTFRPVNTDNITDHVMHREYYSVLPETAELINRTKQEGGRIIAVGTTAIRTLETATINGILEAKSGWTEIFIYPGYTFKIVDAAVTNFHLPKSTLLMLISALAGQQNVFAAYKEAVEQGYKFFSFGDAMLII is encoded by the coding sequence ATGTTGTTATCTGAATTTGATTATTTTTTACCAGAAGAGTTAATTGCTCAACATCCTTGTGAGCCTCGTGATCATTCTCGCTTATTAATGCTGGATAAAAATACAGGTGCTATTTCACACCACTATTTTTTTGATTTGCTACAATACCTAAATGCAGGTGATACTCTTGTTTTTAATGATACTAGAGTAATTCCAGCTAGGTTAATTGGTGCTAAGTCCGAGACCGGTGGTAAAGTAGAAGTTTTCTTATTAAATCGTAAATCAGAAAGTGATTGGGAGGCATTGGTGAAACCGGGTAAGAAGGCTAGGCCTGGTGCGATCATTGTCTTTAGTGATCGGTTGTCTTGTGAAATACTCGAATCGACGGATTTTGGCGGTCGTATTGTGCGCTTTAGGTATGAAGGTATTTTTGAAGAAATATTGGACGAGCTGGGAGAAACGCCCTTACCTCCTTATATCACAGAGCAATTAGCCGATAAAGAACGATATCAAACCGTATATGCTCGTGAACGGGGATCGGCAGCTGCGCCAACGGCAGGTTTGCATTTTACGATGGATTTAATGAAACGCATAGAAGAAAAGGGAATTCATCTGGCATTTGTGACCCTACATGTTGGTTTAGGCACTTTTCGCCCGGTGAATACCGATAATATTACCGATCATGTAATGCACCGGGAATATTATTCAGTATTGCCTGAGACGGCAGAACTGATTAATAGAACAAAGCAGGAGGGTGGTAGAATTATAGCAGTCGGTACTACAGCAATACGAACATTGGAGACAGCTACGATAAATGGCATATTGGAAGCTAAAAGCGGCTGGACTGAAATTTTTATTTATCCAGGTTATACATTTAAAATAGTTGATGCTGCTGTGACTAACTTTCATTTACCAAAGTCTACTTTGCTAATGTTAATTAGTGCCTTAGCTGGACAGCAAAATGTTTTTGCTGCGTATAAGGAAGCCGTTGAGCAAGGGTATAAATTCTTTAGTTTTGGCGATGCCATGTTAATTATATAA
- the secF gene encoding protein translocase subunit SecF — protein MKFDIIGKRYWWFALSLIVLIPGLISMALQGFNLGIDFTGGTILDLKFASSVTVAQVREVLVDHRLENSVIQLVSTDQAETSNNLFIRTHVLSNDESQILFTDMEKRLGAFEVLRSEKVGAVMGSELTQQALLNLAVVCALLIAYISYRFEYKIAVSAILAILHDVMIVLGIFSLFHIEMDSSFVAAILTVIGYSMNEAIVVFDRIRENLKTHRKTESFQDLVNRSIGQTFTRTLYTLLTVLFACGSLHFFGGESTKNFSLAMLIGFLSGAYSAIFNASPIWVTWKEYDERKRAVLKTGGSK, from the coding sequence ATGAAATTTGATATTATTGGAAAACGGTATTGGTGGTTTGCATTATCTTTAATTGTCCTAATTCCTGGCTTAATCTCCATGGCATTACAGGGATTTAATTTAGGAATTGATTTTACTGGCGGAACGATTTTGGATTTGAAATTTGCTTCTTCAGTGACAGTTGCTCAAGTTCGTGAAGTTCTGGTCGATCATCGTCTAGAAAATAGTGTAATACAGTTAGTTTCAACGGATCAGGCGGAGACATCAAATAACTTATTTATTAGAACCCATGTTTTGTCTAATGATGAAAGTCAAATATTATTTACAGATATGGAGAAACGTTTAGGAGCATTTGAGGTTCTGCGTAGTGAAAAAGTGGGTGCTGTTATGGGATCTGAGCTAACCCAGCAAGCACTGCTTAATTTGGCAGTAGTGTGTGCTTTATTAATTGCTTATATCTCTTATCGTTTTGAGTATAAGATCGCAGTTTCAGCTATTTTAGCTATATTGCATGATGTAATGATTGTCTTAGGTATTTTCTCCTTATTCCACATCGAGATGGATTCATCTTTTGTTGCAGCGATTTTAACCGTCATTGGATATTCAATGAATGAGGCGATTGTTGTTTTTGATCGGATCAGAGAAAATTTAAAAACACATCGTAAGACAGAATCATTTCAAGATCTAGTTAACCGCAGCATAGGACAAACATTTACACGTACTCTTTATACTTTACTGACAGTGTTATTTGCTTGTGGATCATTACATTTCTTTGGCGGCGAGTCAACAAAGAATTTCTCACTCGCAATGTTAATCGGTTTTCTCAGTGGTGCCTATTCAGCTATTTTCAATGCCAGCCCAATTTGGGTTACTTGGAAAGAGTATGATGAACGCAAAAGAGCTGTGTTAAAAACTGGTGGTTCAAAATAG